The genomic interval TTTCCTTCAGCAAAACATTTTCAAATTGCAAAACGGCAACTTTTATTAAAGCCTGATGATGAACGCAGTGTTCTAAATTATACAGCAGTTCTCTGTAATAATTACTCTGAATCCTGAAAGTAAGTCCATCAATCATCTGCTCTAAAAAAAGAATTTTATTATCTGGTTTCAAACCCTTTTTTATTTTCAGAATACATTCATTTGCAAACTGGGTTTCGGTTTCAATGCGTTTGCTGCGTTCTCTGCTGTCATAATTTAATACTTCAGATTCATAACTATTTTCAAGACATTGGAACATTTCAATAATATGGCGCATGTGTTCGCCAATACTTGAGCTGCTCAAAGCCGTACAAGGCTTTGAATATAATGGATCAGATAACTGGTTTAATAAATCTGTTAACTCATCCAAACTTTGGTTTATTGATTTT from Flavobacterium sp. YJ01 carries:
- a CDS encoding DinB family protein, with amino-acid sequence MLLKSINQSLDELTDLLNQLSDPLYSKPCTALSSSSIGEHMRHIIEMFQCLENSYESEVLNYDSRERSKRIETETQFANECILKIKKGLKPDNKILFLEQMIDGLTFRIQSNYYRELLYNLEHCVHHQALIKVAVLQFENVLLKENFGVARSTIEYRKQCAQ